A stretch of DNA from Panulirus ornatus isolate Po-2019 chromosome 14, ASM3632096v1, whole genome shotgun sequence:
TGTGGAAACTGACCACTAAAATGACTCCTTCCTTTGaatagctaagctgtggaatcatcttcctcctttcatctttCAATCCTCCTATACCTATCTTTAAGaaacattttttattattatactttgtcgctgtctcccgcatttgcgaggtagcgtaaggaaacagacgaaagaaatggcccaacccccccccatacacatgtatacacatacgtccacacacgcaaatatacatacctacacagctttccatggtttaccccagacgcttcacatgccttgattcaatccactgacagcacgtcaacccctgtataccacatcgctccaattcactctattccttgccctcctttcaccctcctgcatgttcaggccccgatcacacaaaatctttttcactccatctttccacctccaatttggtctccctcttctcctcgttccctccacctccgacacatatatcctcttggtcaatctttcctcactcattctctccatgtgcccaaaccacttcaaaacaccctcttctgctctctcaaccacgctcttttatttccacacatctctcttacccttacgttactcactcgatcaaaccacctcacaccacacattgtcctcaaacatctcatttccagcacatccatcctcctgtgcacaactctatccatagcccacgcctcgcaaccatacaacattgttggaaccactattccttcaaacatacccatttttgctttccgagataatgttctcgacttccacacattcttcaaggcccccagaattttcgccccctcccccaccctatgatccacttccgcttccatggttccatccgctgccagatccactcccagatatctaaaacacttcacttcctccaagaaaCATGTCTGCAACAAAATCTGTTGAGCCATGATTGAATTctaccttctttctctctctctctttcaccagaGGCTGCTTCTAAATGGGGTACGTTATGATTAAGTCACGTTAGTCACTATAAAATAATGGGTTATGCTATGCTTAAGTCATGCCAGTCACTATAAAATAACCATAGCAATTTCCATCTCTACATCTAACTGAAGCCTTTCTCTTGAACAGCCATTTCTTTGTAGCACCCTATTTGCCagtgtatatttttgtatatattttaccATTTGTTGCATTTAATTCAATAATTcaattggaaatgatatgtttgaggacaatgtgtcgtatGAGGAGGGCTGATCAAGTAAGACAATAAgagtacgagggagggaggtgtagcaataagagtatggttgagacagctgaGAAAGGTGTCCTGGAATGGCATGGATATATCGAGAGAATGGgtaagaagttgacaaagaggataaatgtgtcagaaaagGAGGAGACAAAGAGAAGAAGAGACCAACTTGGAGAAGGAAACATGGGGAGTGCTCAGGGTCTGAATATACAGGAAGATGTGAGGTGTGCATGCGATGAAGTGAACTGGAAAAATGTGGTACACAGAGGGTTacatgctgtcaacagactgaaacaGATCATATGAAATGGCCAGGGgataaccatgaaaaggtctgtgggacctggttgtggatacgggggatgtagttttggtgcagtacacattACTGCCAGAGAATAGGTGTAAGCAAATAAAGCAATTTCTAcatcagttcctggcgctaccttgctaacagagGAAACGGTGAAGaagtattatcatcataatacaaaGGAAGTGAGTCCATGACTGATGTGGATGAAAATTAAAGTAGttcaagaggtgggtgattgtacGTGTTTATGCACCTAGTAGTAACAGAAGTGAGGAAAAGAGGTGAGTGTTCTGGTAGGAACTGAGCCACATCTGCAACTTTGATGTGAGGGATAAAGTACAAGAAATGAGTGATTTCAAGGTAGTTGTGGGTATAATGAGGGCACGGAATACATACCGTGAATCAATAAGGCAAACAATCTGTAGAGCTGAGTGCTGAAAAgggattggtgattggaaatacctggtttaataagggatatacataagtatgcatgggTAACTGAGGATGGCAAGTGAGCATTATTAGGTAAAGTCCTAACTGTCTGGCATAATCTGTCTATATAAATTGAATGAGTACAGTGTTTTctgaggaaggagtgaaaaaaggGGAATCTTGGGAGGTGTCAGGAACATCCATCTAATTTCCTCATGCACTATTTGGTTCACTATACACAGATCTGCTCTTCTAAAGAAACATTTTCCTGAAATGCATCCCCTCTTCACAGCATGAGAAAAGTGTTTTATCTTCTGGTTATCTTAGCATAATCAATGTTTAATCTTGCCTGCAAATTCCTATATTTTCCATAAAAATCTCTCAGATATTGACAAAATATCGATGCTGCTTGCCAATACTTTTTCTCAAGCTAAGAATAAGGCAGGCATCCCTTATGGTAAAACTGGTCTACCTATATATCAAGAACTCTTAGTGTATTCTCGTCACAgtaactttcccttttctttcatgtatGTATGCAGTTTCCAATGTCAGCAAGGTAAAGCCAAGAATGATGAAGAAATAGTCTCAgttcactcacatccatcctTAAGAAATATGcttaatgcaccaaaaaccacagccccctatccacaaccaggcctcacagacctttccttggtttcccctgatTACAtgtgtgaatattttttttttttttttttttttttatactttgtcgctgtctcccgcgcttgcgaggtagcgcaaggaaacagacgaaagaaatggcccccccccccatacacatgtacatacacacgtccacacacccaaatatacatacctacacagctttccatggtttaccccagacgcttcacatgccttgattcaatccactgacagcacgtcaacccctgtataccacatcgctccaattcactctattccttgccctcctttcaccctcctgcatgttcaggccccgatcacacaaaatctttttcactccatctttccacctccaatttggtctccctcttctcctcgttccctccacctccgacacatatatcctcttggtcaatctttcctcactcattctctccatgtgcccaaaccatttcaaaacaccctcttctgctctctcaaccacgctctttttatttccacacatctctcttacccttacgttacttactcgatcaaaccacctcataccacacattttcctcaaacatctcatttccagcacgtccatcctcctgcgcacaactctatccatagcctacgcctcgcaaccatacaacattgttggaaccactattccttcaaacatacccatttttgctttccgagataatgttctcgacttccacacatttttcaaggctcccaaaattttcgccccctcccccaccctatgatccacttccgcttccaaggttccatccgctgacagatccactcccagatatctaaaacacttcacttcctccagtttttctccattcaaactcacctcccaattgacttgaccctcaaccctactgtacctaataaccttgctcttatatgtGTGAATATACAATATGATATATGTTATGGTTTATGATATAATCAGATCAGTTTGTTTAAAGGTGATTAGGATTATTGCAGCATTACAATTCAACTGTCATTTACACAACTCAAAACTGAGTGAGTTTATCAGATAATTTCTTACATGCAAGATTTACTCAATATTAAACAGCAAGTGGTAGTATGGAGAGAATTGCGATTACTATGCAACTACCAACACAACCAACCTTCTCAAAGCAAGAAAACATCCTACTTTTCCACTTGCTAGCCATAAAGTCACCATTATATTCTTTTATGTTTAGCACCAGTATTTTcgaggagggaacaggcatcagaaatataggtaaatatataaattttcctcTAAGTTTAAGGAAACTTCCTTTTCGATATCAATACTGTAaacagcacatcctcttctgtaaCTCAAAGATCATCTATTATGGACATCTACATCAATAGAGAGAAACTTCAAGTAGCTTTCTTTTAATCACTGAAAGGGGGAAACCCCAAAGTAGTCAAAAGAAAATCGAGAGTATACAAAACAATTTTCCTTTTAGGCATCACCCACTAAAGTTCAACAAAATATTGTTTAGTACTTATTTCAATGCATATTCTATCAATTCACTGCTCTTTCCctaattaaaatatttttttccactAAAACTTCTGCCATCACTTTTAGTATATCAATAAAAATAAGCCCTCTTTTAGATTTCATAAAAgcagaataaaaaatatattttacagaGAAAATGTTCAGTGTGGattttcttcctttcactttctgcAGCCTTTTACAATGATAGAGGTCATTTTGACACGTTTATACATTAAAATATATACAGAGAAAGCACCATCAGTCTTACTGGTGAGTGCAAATATGCTTCTGACTCCAATGAGGATGAAGCAAACACTGGCATCTTGAATGGTTATATGGTTAATCATAAGAGTCCAAGTTTGCTCATATCATGAACACCTGGAATTCGGCAAAACTTCTATCCAAATACAAGAATGTAAACTTTTCAGTTAAGCCTTAAGAAAGGCATTCTCGTGTATGAATACAAAGAAACCAACTGTAATTTTCAAGGAGGACCACATCCTAGGACACCTGCTTTCTTTAACATTAACTACAGACAATACATAAATATGTGCAACTAACCCGTAAGCGCATCATACGTTCTCTGGCatagccaggtggtggtggtggatatgggTCAAATCGACTTCCAAAGCCTCGGCCTCGCTCACGATCCATGAAACGAGGACCTCCAAAGCGTCCATCTCGAGGACACACCTTAGACCAGTGCCCGACAGATCCACAACGGAAGCACATATCTGGATTTCCCATTCCTGCCCGTTGTCTGACACGGGATGTTGATTCCTGAACCCTCAATCGTAAACCATGGAATTCGTAACCATCCAACTCTCGAATTGCTCGCTGAGCCTGAGCCTCATCATCCATGTGCTATAAATCAGAGAAAAGGTTGGGAAGTTTTAAAGCAAGATTTTGAAAAATAGAAACTAATTACACTTATCATTTTATCAAAAAATTACAATCAATCATGAGCCTACATAAAAGGATTAGATGTTTTTTATGGTACAACAGACGCAATACTAACAAATACCTCAAAATGGGAGGAAAAACGCAACTCATATAAATGCTCTTCTTTCTATATCAAGACACCAATCCGAGGAAAGTAATTGTACCAGGTGTgagcccctctcacacacagattatgtgtgtgtttatgtttagtTACTCATTTGTATATTACTGGAAGGTTCATTCTCatctgtatgagtgtgtgtaattaccttttttatATAGCATGGGGAAGGAGTCATAAACTTCTGAAGCCCTACATGACAACTTTCATCTGAAATGCACTTTTTTAAATTTTAACTTCTGTACAGAGTCACAGTTTCATtattcatcttattccattcacccaTGACTCTAACACAACAAATGCACTTATACTGTACTTCTCATTGCTGTCTCTTTGTATCTTTATATGAACTGCTCACAATCAGCAATGTTAATCTGATCTAGAATTTTGAAGGCTGAAGCTAAATCTacctttattcttttcttcaatGGTGGGTCAAATTATGTCCTCTAATCTCATCCCCTTAGCTATCTTGTACTATGTAttatctttgttgctttcctcaAGCCCTTCATTATCAAATCTTCATATTTCTTGATGTATGGTAACTCAACTTCATATACATATTCTTGTTTCAGTCTTACAAAAGTTGTAAAAAGTTACtacacattttcttattcatgtaACTGAAAGTAATTCTAATATCAACCTGCAGAGAATTTGCTTCTTTAACAAATCTACCCATTGTTATGTTCAAGCACCAGGATGAACACAAGGTTCAAAATGTCCTATTTTGGTTATCATGCATCTGCTTGAGTTGGACTTCATTAACCATGAATCTGACTAAGTCAGGAGCTTGATCAAGTACCTTAGTATGCTAATGCAATCATGGCCATTCCTCAATTCTCATGACATATCAGTGTAAGAGTCCAGTCTTTCTGTTGTCATCAAGAATATGTAGAATAACCACAGCCTATGAGTGTGCCCTATGGCATGCCATGGGTAACTCCAACCCATCCAAATTGACTGATAATATGGAATTTATAAAGCACCAAAATCTAATGGTCATTCAGTGCATTTTACAATGAAAAAGGTGACTgtatctaaaaacttaaaactttttactggatcatatataaaactttCCTTTAAAAGTTCATCAAactgtatatataatgtacatttaAAATTTCTAATATTATTTCTTCCTTGATTCTACAACCCCCTAAAGAAGTGtcctcttttcctttccttttgagATATTTCTTAATACACCAAACACATCTCCTTAATGCTTTGTGGCAGTCCAAGAACATACAGTCCATCCATCTCACTCTTATGTCTAAAACAGAGATCAAAATAATAGTAAAAGTGTGAAATATGTGAACCAATTTTGCCTGTCATGCAATATCCCCTTCACAAATAACCTTTTCCAGAAATTTACACACCACACTTGTCAGAATCATACATTTGTTATGCAATAAAATATGcaaatctcctttcttaaagatagggaAGACATCTATTTCACTCTCCTAGCACAGCAGCCCCTTCTTACAGTTTCTTAAAAAAATTTATGCACGCCCTTCGCATGTTCCTACATATTTCTTGAGTACACATCGAAAGACTTTTTCAGGTCCAAGTACTTTTTATAAATATGTTTTtaagttagctgagatggcacgggcagctgaggccctaatgaaggctatcccattaatgctatatacatttatatttattcatttaccatacctaattgccatttcctgcatcagcaaggtagcaccaggaaacatatgaagaaagacccatctactcatatacacacatatatacatacacttatccctggggataggggagaaagaatacttcccatgtattccctgcgtgtcgtagaaggcgattaaaaggggagggagcgtggggctggaaatcctcccctctcgttttttttttttaattttccaaaagaaggaacagagaattgggccaggtgagggtattccctcaaaggcccagtcctctgttcttaacgctacctcgctaatgcgggaaatggcgaatagtttgaaagaagaaaagaaagaatatacatacacacctatacacgtacatatacatacatgtcaacatatacacatatacatacacatatgtcctctatgtcactcattctctccatatgtccagaccatttcaacacacactcttctgctctctcaaccacactttttattatcacgcaTCCCTCTtaacctttcactacttactcggtcaaatcacctcacgccacatattgtcctcaaacatttcatgtcaaatgcatccaccctcctccatacaaccctatctataacccatgcctcacaaccatataatattgctggaactactattcctttaaactgtggaccaactgtcataaccaggatgcgaacctatgcgctcaaccctgggtggccatgaatgcatcatggtcatgaACACTAACAATTTCAATGTTTTCCAAGctccatcttcccatctcatTAGTGTCAGGGATACAGTATACCTCTACTGGGATAGACTTGAGACATATTCAGTTTCTCACATTTTCTCATTATCTTCAACACTTCACTCTTCCCATAGTCCTCATATATTTTCTCATCATCTTCAACAACTCTTCACTCTTCCCGCAACCCTCAGGACGCCAGCCACTTTTGCTAGATGGGAACACGTCATAAAATGTGATGTTGTCTGCATGTCTACATGGGAGACAGGAGGGTATCTGAGCAATAAGTGCCCAATATCTTCACCAAGGTGAAGATATTGTGGGCACATGGGATCTTGTGATATGTTAAAagtgtttgtagtgtgtgtgagcAAATCTGTAGTTTCTAGAGTGCAGACTGTAACCTGTGATGTGTAGTTGTCTAAGGGGTGTAGTTTCTGAGGGATGTACTTTTAGCagggtggtgtttaagactgggttagGAAGGCAGTTTTTGTGACTGCTGAGTCATTTCAGAGTGTATATATGTTTGCTGGGGAAGAGAGGATCTCTAAGTTAATGTAGAGGTTTCTCAAGAGTAAGGAAAGAGTACTTCATCTTTTTCTGCCTAGAAGCCGTTTGCTGATTAGACACAAAGGGTACAgtgattctaaaaaaaaaaaagagcaaaaaataCTGCAAGCAAACTGTAGGATTGTATTGGGAGAATCTGTTTCACTGTATAGGAGCTGAGTACTTGTGGTTGCTATGCAGTGAATGATTAACAGGTGCTCAGTTtattgtggtttgcagctttatgTTTTCTTTTGACTGACGATGTGGCTGACCAAGCAGGTGAGGGTCAGTTTTGAGTGAATCAGCTAAATTGTCAAGGAATTTAGGTATTCATTTTCTTATCCAAATCTTATATCAGTAATAAGTGTTCTAAGGgcatttaatttgtttctggcCTTGGTCCTTATTCTTATCCTGTGGCAAGCAAATATCACATGTATAATACATGATGTCCACTGTGGTTGCAGTTCTGTTGTCTGGGAGTGGCTAACAATTCAGGGTGGGAGGGTataggttggattcatgtctgtcaggaattaaaaatgtatggaagacTTCTGTAGCGATGCAGACATTCTACTTTTGGTGATACAGTGTTCTAacagtgtggtgtagtgctgcatgtttgttgttgcttgcaTAAAGTCAGGTTGCTGTGATACGACTGTGAGGTCATCTGAACACGAGAGGACTTCACACTGGTTTGCAGAGGGTGCTGGAAGGTCGtgaaggaagagattgaagagggttggacaaagaactgctccttggggaagtCCACTGTAAAGTTTAAGGATAAGATATTTGAATATGCCGTACATTAAATTTAATGACAAGGATTATACCATATCTTTTACAAGCTCTTCAGAAACACAACAGCATAAATTATAACAAAAGGTGAAACAAATCAAGATTACCATAAAATACAGTACTTACAACAAAGGCATAGTTTGTAAGAATGTctgcctctaccacactaccatacacttcAAAAAGACTTTTGAGCTCTTCAATTTTGGAATCCTTGTGTACATTTCCGATGAAGATTTTTGTCCTTTGGTTACCACCCTTTCTTGCACCAGTGGAGGCCTCAACAACCATCGGCTGAAACCAAATACAAGTTATTCATCTCTAAATATAGCACCTTAAAAGTATGTCCCCAGGTGAAAGACATATCATCAGAAAGATTACTTTCATTAACTATCTCTGGTCCAACCCTTCTGCTCCATCACTATCTATCCCTGAACTATTCCAAAAATTACAATAGGTTAATGCCAATTAACCCTTTCCATGCTCTAAATATCAACACATTGTTATGTAGCTGGACACCATGAACATCAAGCAATACACGTAATTTCCTGCCCAAAGTTGAATTATACGTGCATTATGGGCACTGTCGGTCGACCATAAAAAGGAATCTAAGAAAAGGATGAGTTAACAACAGAGCTGCTTGGAGTTCTGTAACCCACAGCTGGTAGTTACATGCCATTTCTAAGGATTCACCATGACCATGGCGCCCACCCCAACCAATAGTGCCCACTGCTGTGGCCCCATCGCACCCACGTCACCCTTACTCAATACTGCAAGAACACAGTGAACGGTATACAAATTGTTTACATATCTACAATTTTTAACACATGAACACAAATATCTCCATCTGCACCCTTGACAATATTTATGCTGGCATACACTATATGTAATATATGTCCCATAACTTTCACTTACTAAAAATATTTTTAGGTCTATAGGCATATACATCAGGTCTGTCTCAAGATCTACTTTTGGGTCTATTGGCAAATGTTATGGAACTGTGCACATCTTTACGCATCTCAAGTTCAACTCCCCCCCCACgctcaaacacacaaatacatttcACTAACTCATACACTTTATATGTATTTGTTGGTGAATTATGTTAAGCATAAGTGTTCATTCAAAATGGTGGaggaataatttgaaagaaaatattctaAATTACTTAAAGGTCTGCAAATAGCTTTCAGTCATACATAATATACATCTTTATAATGAGTATAAATTTGTGACATTGTTTTTAGGTTGAACCCTGTTTTTACATGCACTTGTTAAAAAATGACTCCTCTGTACTATCACATACACTAAAATATTACATAATCTAAATCTTATAtaagtatgggctatagatagagttgtgcagaggagggtggatgtgctggaaatgagatgtttgaggacaatatgtggtgtgaggtggtttgatcaagtaagtaataatacggtaagagatgtgtggtaataaaaagagtgtggttgagagagcagacgagggtgttttgaaacggtttggtcacatggagagaatgagtgaggaaatattgaccaagaggatatatgtataacatatatatatatatatatatatatatatatatatatatatatatatatatatatatatatatatattattcctggggataggggagtaagaatacttcccacgtattccctgcgtgtcgtagaaggcgactaaaaggggagggagcggggggctggaaatcctcccctctcgttttttttttttaattttccaagaatatatggtgtgggaggaaagttgttagaagcagtgaaaagtttttatcgaggatgtaaggcatgtgtacgtgtaggaagagaggaaagtgattggttctcagtgaatgtaggtttgcggcaggggtgtgtgtgatgtctccatggttgtttaatttgtttatggatggggttgttagggaggtaaatgcaagagttttggaaagaggggcaagtatgaagtctgttggggatgagagagcttgggaagtgagtcagttgttgttcgctgatgatacagcgctggtggctgattcatgtgagaaactgcagaagctggtgactgagtttggtaaagtgtgtggaagaagaaagttaagagtaaatgtgaataagagcaaggttattaggtacagtagggttgtgggtcaagtcaattgggaggtgagtttgaacggagaaaaactggaggaagtgaagtgttttagatatctgggagtggatctggcagcggatggaaccatggaagcggaagtggatcatagggtgggggagggggcgaaaattctgggggccttgaagaatgtgtggaagtcgagaacattatctcggaaagcaaaaatgggtatgtttgaaggaacagtggttccaacaatgttgtatggttgcaaggcgtgggctatggatagagttgtgcgcaggaggatggatgtgctggaaatgagatgtttgaggacaatgtgtggtgtgaggtggtttgatcgagtgagtaacgtaagggtaagagagatgtgtggaaataaaaagagcgtggttgagagagcagaagagggtgttttgaagtggtttgggcacatagagagaatgagtgaggaaagattgaccaagaggatatatgtgtcggaggtggagggaacgaggagaagagggagaccaaattggaggtggaaagatggagtgaaaaagattttgtgtgatcggggcctgaacatgcaggagggtgaaaggaaggcaaggaatagagtgaattggagcgatgtggtataccggggttgacgtgctgtcagtggattgaatcaaggcatgtgaagcgtctggagtaaaccatggaaagctgtgtaggtatgtatatttgcgtgtgtggacgtatgtatatacatgtgtatgggggggttgggccatttctttcgtctgtttccttgcgctacctcgcaaacgcgggagacagcgacaaagtataattaaaaaaaataatatatatatatatatatatatatattttttttttttttttatactttgtcgctgtctcccgcgtttgcgaggtagcgcaaggaaacagacgaaagaaatggcccaaccccccccccatacacatgtacatacgtccacacacgcaaatatacatacctacacagctttccatggtttaccccagacgcttcacatgccttgattcaatccactgacagcacgtcaaccccggtataccacatcgctccaattcactctattccttgccttcctttcaccctcctgcatgttcaggccccaatcacacaaaatctttttcactccatctttccacctccaatttggtctccctcttctcctcgttccctccacctccgacaacctcgccctcgccccctcccccaccctatgatcctatatatatatatatatatatatatatatatatatattttttttttatactttgtcgctgtctcccgcgtttgcgaggtagcgatatatatatatatatatatatatatatatatatatatatatatatatatatatatatatatatatatatatatatatatatatatatatatatattttttttttttttttttttttttttttatactttgtcgctgtctcccgcgtttgcgaggtagcgcaaggaaacagacgaaagaaatagcccaaccccccccccatacacatgtacatacactcgtccacacacgcaaatatacatacctacacagctttccatggtttaccccagacgcttcacatgccttgcttcaatccactgacagcacgtcaacccctgtataccacatatatatatatatatatatatatatatatatatatgtatgtatccctggggctaggggagaaagaatacttcccacatattccctgcatgtcgtagaaggcgactaaaggttatttaatgtatgtatgactcatggtgaggtgcctgaggattggcggaatgcgtgcatagtgccatcgtacaaaggcaaaggggataagagtgagtgctcaaattacagaggtataagtttgttgagtattcctggtaaattatacgggagggtattaattgagagggtgaaggcatgtacagagcatcagattggggaagagcagtgtggtttcagaagtggtagaggatgtgtggatcaggtgtttgctttgaagaatgtatgtgagaaatacttagtaaagcaaatggatttgtatg
This window harbors:
- the LOC139753164 gene encoding RNA-binding protein lark-like isoform X1, encoding MPVRGNTFKIFVGNLSDRATGSDIRELFENHGTVVEADVVKNYGFVHMEKEQEGQAAIEALNGHALHGKPMVVEASTGARKGGNQRTKIFIGNVHKDSKIEELKSLFEVYGSVVEADILTNYAFVHMDDEAQAQRAIRELDGYEFHGLRLRVQESTSRVRQRAGMGNPDMCFRCGSVGHWSKVCPRDGRFGGPRFMDRERGRGFGSRFDPYPPPPPGYARERMMRLRDEFDRFGRYDRFYDEVLYERRYGDHPPPPPMLDDLYERRLPPLPPPPPLPSYMRYSRRSSPPRYPPPPPPMRGFGPPDRRPY
- the LOC139753164 gene encoding RNA-binding protein lark-like isoform X2, translated to MPVRGNTFKIFVGNLSDRATGSDIRELFENHGTVVEADVVKNYGFVHMEKEQEGQAAIEALNGHALHGKPMVVEASTGARKGGNQRTKIFIGNVHKDSKIEELKSLFEVYGSVVEADILTNYAFVHMDDEAQAQRAIRELDGYEFHGLRLRVQESTSRVRQRAGMGNPDMCFRCGSVGHWSKVCPRDGRFGGPRFMDRERGRGFGSRFDPYPPPPPGYARERMMRLRDEFDRFGRYDRFYDEVLYERRYGDHPPPPPMLDDLYERRLPPLPPPPPLPSYMRYSRRSSPPRYPPPPPPMRGQRQVWR